A genome region from Labrus mixtus chromosome 9, fLabMix1.1, whole genome shotgun sequence includes the following:
- the rnf26 gene encoding E3 ubiquitin-protein ligase RNF26 has product MGLVNFFISTVGKCLDAVCLLLDLNFLIVHSVVRTVLAVISFITSLPTLLLNFMLEMGNFVVFCSMSTAEATTNVAHGAVAMLGRLLLALEGLLESLKMVGYLSMHVLLRGKEHLCRGLLSLLEGCGIAASLVVYFANTVVNFALITAQNIYLAAVGVWQTVSSPLQKVLELTLTSFTFLYSSLAGTSAFLWSPCKLVLDFLVSLVHIFVSIFILNIYGLLLTVTIALTTTIYLNPELTREAAMRIMDYINSFPALHRLLLTLRNLTSALQNAPHVLRSAVQRLPRMLNHLCMLERGLWQQLSRLSSRLSLALRTQLHRDNNNRERGDGDPAEERRDPPDGRAGDGVHQELLDNVFPCSSTDRPLKKQSPPGEESKALPAENLLTLLKEQEDRKKCVICQDCTKTVVLLPCRHLCLCRDCTDILLRQPIYQQNCPLCRHMILNTMDVYL; this is encoded by the coding sequence ATGGGTTTGGTAAATTTCTTTATCTCAACAGTAGGAAAATGCCTGGACGCCGTCTGTTTGCTGCTGGACCTGAATTTCCTCATCGTCCACAGTGTGGTGCGGACTGTACTGGCTGTCATCTCCTTCATAACCAGCCTGCCCACCCTCCTCCTCAACTTCATGCTGGAGATGGGAAACTTCGTCGTGTTTTGCTCGATGTCCACGGCAGAGGCGACGACAAACGTGGCCCACGgggcggtcgccatgctgggGAGGTTGCTGCTCGCTCTGGAGGGGCTACTGGAGAGCCTGAAGATGGTGGGTTACCTGTCCATGCACGTGCTGCTTCGTGGCAAGGAGCACCTGTGCCGAGGTCTTCTGTCATTGCTCGAGGGCTGTGGCATCGCCGCCAGCCTCGTGGTCTACTTCGCCAACACGGTGGTCAACTTCGCACTCATAACAGCCCAGAATATTTACCTGGCGGCTGTCGGCGTGTGGCAGACGGTCTCCAGTCCGCTGCAGAAGGTGCTGGAGCTCACGCTGACCTCCTTCACCTTTCTTTACAGCAGCCTGGCTGGAACTTCGGCGTTCCTGTGGTCACCTTGTAAGCTGGTGTTGGACTTTTTGGTTTCACTTGTACACATATTTGTCAGCATCTTTATATTGAACATCTATGGCCTCCTGCTCACTGTCACTATTGCCCTGACTACCACTATCTACCTGAACCCTGAGCTGACCCGGGAGGCTGCTATGCGAATCATGGATTACATCAACTCTTTCCCTGCCTTGCACAGACTTTTACTAACGCTCCGAAATCTTACTTCAGCCTTGCAAAATGCTCCGCACGTTTTACGCAGTGCCGTGCAGCGCCTGCCACGGATGCTCAATCACCTCTGCATGTTAGAGAGAGGACTTTGGCAGCAGTTATCTCGACTCAGCAGCCGGCTCAGTCTGGCTCTGAGGACTCAGCtccacagggacaacaacaacagagaacgAGGAGATGGAGACCCCGCAGAGGAGAGGCGGGACCCACCAGACGGGAGAGCAGGAGATGGAGTCCATCAGGAGCTGCTGGATAATGTTTTCCCCTGCTCAAGCACCGACAGACCACTGAAGAAGCAGTCACCTCCAGGCGAGGAGAGCAAAGCGCTGCCTGCTGAGAATCTGCTGACTCTGCTGAAGGAGCAGGAGGACAGGAAGAAGTGTGTTATCTGCCAGGACTGTACCAAGACTGTGGTTTTGCTGCCATGTAGGCACCTCTGCTTGTGCAGAGATTGTACGGACATCCTGCTGAGGCAGCCCATCTATCAACAGAACTGCCCGCTCTGTCGGCACATGATCCTCAACACCATGGATGTTTACCTATGA
- the c1qtnf5 gene encoding complement C1q tumor necrosis factor-related protein 5, giving the protein MTLLRLVPLLHSLLVLQVHLSNQLEDNKIPPSLCTGLPGIPGSPGGHGSPGQPGRDGRDGRDAAPGEKGEKGDRGDPGETGVRGITGDRGDPGQKGDRGQAGECAVAPKSAFSAKLSESQNLPQTVVDVVRFDKIMLNEQGDYNKETGRFTCKVPGVYYFAVHATVYRASLQFDLMKNGHTEASYFQFYGNWPKPASLSGGSLLHLVPGDQVWVQMALSEYNGFYSSTKTDSTFTGFLVYSDWKNSAVFA; this is encoded by the exons ATGACCTTGCTCAGGCTGGTGCCCTTGCTGCACTCCCTCCTTGTTCTCCAAGTTCATCTGTCCAACCAGTTAGAAGACAACAAGATCCCTCCCAGCCTGTGTACCGGCCTCCCTGGTATCCCAGGGTCTCCTGGAGGTCACGGCAGTCCTGGACAGCCTGGGAGGGACGGGAGAGATGGGAGGGATGCCGCTCCAGGGGAGAAGGGAGAAAAAGGGGACAGGGGAGACCCAG GTGAGACAGGGGTTCGAGGAATTACTGGGGACAGAGGTGACCCAGGACAAAAAGGGGATAGGGGCCAGGCGGGAGAGTGCGCAGTGGCCCCCAAATCAGCCTTCAGTGCCAAACTATCCGAGAGCCAAAATTTACCCCAAACTGTAGTCGATGTGGTCCGCTTCGACAAGATCATGCTGAACGAACAGGGAGACTACAACAAAGAGACGGGACGATTCACCTGCAAAGTCCCGGGAGTTTACTACTTTGCCGTCCACGCCACCGTCTACAGAGCCAGCCTGCAGTTTGACCTGATGAAGAACGGACACACGGAGGCCTCTTATTTCCAGTTCTACGGCAACTGGCCCAAACCTGCGTCTCTGTCGGGCGGCTCCCTGCTCCACCTTGTCCCTGGTGACCAGGTGTGGGTCCAGATGGCTCTGTCGGAGTACAATGGGTTTTACTccagcacaaagacagacagcacCTTCACCGGCTTCCTGGTGTACTCAGACTGGAAAAACTCAGCTGTGTTTGCGTGA